A portion of the Drosophila innubila isolate TH190305 chromosome 3L unlocalized genomic scaffold, UK_Dinn_1.0 0_D_3L, whole genome shotgun sequence genome contains these proteins:
- the LOC117788964 gene encoding uncharacterized zinc finger protein CG2678-like, whose translation MEAVCRICMDNSVALVDIFEEGPSIDEKPSLADMLNECAGCKVKQDDPLPKQICDTCVLDCLNAFRFKRTCQQSQERFMEILNEKKEKKKEAKVKCEMQNGSKEDWQLSDNSLDLDCVKIENPDEEILPDVKLEPPHSEMKIIAATSWQGKIIPIDNPSPLTGKIYCCKLCGKEFFHLDKLAKHRLLHDHELRPYKCPYCPVVQSSVHIARRPSPANYKPRNTSSPTRVYICTSVRSATRNSRVWPDTGDTFVMV comes from the exons ATGGAAGCAGTTTGCCGGATTTGCATGGACAACTCCGTGGCCCTTGTGGATATATTTGAGGAGGGGCCTTCGATAGATGAGAAACCCAGCCTGGCCGATATGTTGAACGAGTGCGCCGGATGCAAAGTGAAGCAGGATGATCCACTGCCAAAGCAGATATGCGATACCTGTGTTTTAGACTGTCTAAATGCATTTCGATTCAAGCGAACTTGCCAGCAGAGTCAGGAGCGCTTCATGGAAATCTTAAACGAGAAGAAGGAAAAGAAGAAGGAGGCAAAAGTAAAATGTGAAATGCAGAACGGATCAAAGGAAGATTGGCAACTGTCGGATAACAGTCTGGATCTGGACTGCGTCAAGATAGAGAATCCAGATGAAGAGATTCTACCAGATGTCAAGTTGGAACCACCTCATAGTGAGATGAAAATAATTGCTGCCACATCGTGGCAGGGTAAGATAATACCAATTGATAATCCTTCGCCGCTCACTGGCAAGATTTATTGTTGCAAGCTCTGTGGCAAGGAATTCTTCCACTTGGATAAACTGGCCAAGCACAGACTCCTGCACGATCACGAGCTTCGACCTTACAAATGTCCCTATTGTCC AGTCGTCCAATCAAGTGTCCATATTGCCCGAAGACCTTCACCCGCCAACTACAAGCCAAGGAACACATCTTCGCCCACAAGGGTATATATCTGTACCAGTGTGAGAAGTGCAACAAGAAATTCAAGAGTTTGGCCGGATACCGGGGACACGTTTGTCAtggtttaa